CTCGGTAGGGCTGTGTATGGAGGTGTCTATGAACCGAATCATCCGGAAGCGGATGAGAACGGTTTCAGGAAAGACGTTATCCATTTAGTTAGAGAACTTCAAGTGCCCCTTGTCCGCTATCCAGGCGGTAACTTTGTGTCCGGCTATAATTGGGAAGATGGTGTTGGTCCTGTTGAAAGCCGCCCGCGCAGATTGGATCTGGCTTGGAGAACGACAGAGACAAATGAAGTAGGTACAAATGAATTCATGAAATGGGCAAAACTGGTAGGTGCAGATGTAAACATGGCAGTCAACCTTGGGACAAGGGGAATTGATGCTGCCAGAAATCTTGTTGAGTATTGCAACCATTCAGGAGGTTCCTATTACAGTGATCTTCGTGCTGCGCACGGGGTGAAGGAACCATACAATATTAAAACATGGTGCTTGGGAAATGAAATGGATGGTCCTTGGCAAATCGGCCATAAGACTGCAGCAGAGTATGGAAGAATTGCTCAAGAAGCAGCCAAAGTGATGAAATGGGTCGATCCGTCCATTGAGCTGGTAGCCTGCGGCAGCTCTCATCGCAATATGCCAACATTTGCAGATTGGGAAGCAACAGTGCTTGACCATACATATGACCATGTTGATTATATTTCCTTACACCAATATTACGGAAATCAGTCTAATGATGTAGCCAATTATTTGGCTTTATCACTCGAAATGGATGACTTCATCTCCTCTGTCATCTCGATTGCAGACTATGTAAAAGCAAAAAAACGAAGCAAAAAGAAAATAAATCTGTCCTTTGATGAGTGGAATGTCTGGTACCACAGCAATGAAAACGACAAGTTGATCGAGCCTTGGAGCATCGCGCCGCATCAGCTTGAAGACGTTTATAACTTTGAAGATGCTCTGCTTGTAGGCTGTATGCTGATTACGATGTTAAAGCATGCAGACAGATTGAAGATTGCTTGTTTAGCACAGCTTGTAAACGTTATTGCGCCAATTATGACAGAGGATAATGGGCCAGCATGGAAACAGACTATTTTCTACCCGTATATGCATACATCTGTTTACGGAAGAGGAGTATCCTTGAATCCAATTATCTCCAGCCCGAAATATGACAGTAAGGACTTTACAGATGTCCCATTTTTAGAATCAACAGCCGTATATAACGAAGAACAGGAACAGCTGACTATCTTTGCTGTGAATCGTCATTTAGAAGAAGGTCTCCTGCTTGAATGTGATATTCGCAATTTTGAAGGGTATCAAGTTGTCGAACATATCGTTT
This DNA window, taken from Niallia sp. Man26, encodes the following:
- a CDS encoding alpha-N-arabinofuranosidase; this encodes MTANKAKMILEKDFKVGEIDNRIYGSFIEHLGRAVYGGVYEPNHPEADENGFRKDVIHLVRELQVPLVRYPGGNFVSGYNWEDGVGPVESRPRRLDLAWRTTETNEVGTNEFMKWAKLVGADVNMAVNLGTRGIDAARNLVEYCNHSGGSYYSDLRAAHGVKEPYNIKTWCLGNEMDGPWQIGHKTAAEYGRIAQEAAKVMKWVDPSIELVACGSSHRNMPTFADWEATVLDHTYDHVDYISLHQYYGNQSNDVANYLALSLEMDDFISSVISIADYVKAKKRSKKKINLSFDEWNVWYHSNENDKLIEPWSIAPHQLEDVYNFEDALLVGCMLITMLKHADRLKIACLAQLVNVIAPIMTEDNGPAWKQTIFYPYMHTSVYGRGVSLNPIISSPKYDSKDFTDVPFLESTAVYNEEQEQLTIFAVNRHLEEGLLLECDIRNFEGYQVVEHIVLENDDIKAENSAEKQRVEPHTNGNAEYKDGIITAVLPKLSWNVIRLEKR